DNA from Prunus persica cultivar Lovell chromosome G6, Prunus_persica_NCBIv2, whole genome shotgun sequence:
GAGGTTATCAGTGCATTCTGCATGTAGATGACACAGGATAAAGCTTggttcaaaataaatatctaATAGTAATTGTAATTATGCAATGAAACCAAGCTGCTCTTTAGATGGAGAAACCGTCAGGATATGATTTGGCCAGTGAAAACAACCATGATGGTTGTTGTACAAAACATGAACACCGACATAGGTCGAGCAATCTGAACACTCTCAAATGTTAGACCACATTAACAATTTCGAACAACAATAACTATTTCAGTTCCAAAGCTCCACTATAACAGAATTTACAAGTTGTCATTGGACGTAATTTGGAACCTGGAAAACATCTTGCACTTCGTAAACATGAACGCCTACAAAAGGCTTCAATTTCCTAAAACATATAATGTATCTTTTTCCACTGCAATACGTTTACAGTTCCAAAACTCAATTTTGGCAAAACCAAAAAGGCATAGTTGAATGTAAATTTGTCAATTGGAAGACAAGCTGACACCATAAAGATAGTCCAGCACATCCaaccatatatataagtattaaCATAAAGAATTATTGGCCTTGAACAAAGAGACTTACTGTGATGCCAAAATTACGCTTATGTTGCTTTGCAAAGATATTCTGTGCATGTTTGTAAAGCTCCAAATCAAGGTGGTTAAGTTGCCTTATCTGCTGGAGGACCGCTTCAGGAACCTGAAGTCGTGCCTGTAATAATTAAAAGGTCAAAATGTCATCCAAAGACAAGGGGACCATAAAGCccaatttaataatttatgcaaGCCAAGAAAGGTGAGTTATAGCAACGCAACAGCGATACAGCAAGTTCAAGTGCTTAGGAGGCAGTTCACGAAGTAACATGCAAACCAGGGGAATAGGCTTTACAATATTATATTCTATAAATCAGAGCTGTTCAGAATATGTCCTAGAAAGTTGATGCATCTAACCCAGAAGAGGACCAGTACAAGGAGGAGAGGATGATATACACACACGTTAATGAATGATGTAAAACATCATCTAGAGTACCAGCTACTTTGGAGAAACTATAAATTGAATGCTACCTCCTTTGTAAAGTTTGCCGGGGAGATTCTCTTCAAAGAAGCGTTGTGCCGGAGTGTTTGGGACTTCCGTAAATTAGAAATGCAGTCTTCATAAGCTTCCATAAGTTCTTCCACAGTCATCTAACAAGGTGTAAAGAGGATCAAAGTCAACAAAGTAGCAGGATCGACTATTGTTATCAATATTGAAAATGACTTACATTTCCTTTCGCTGGTTCAACAGTTTCAGGAGAAGCAAACTCACTTTCCTTCTCATTTGGGGTTCTGTTCTGTCATATGCAGCAAAATTGCAGTGAGAAATCTGGCAAAATCACCATCCAAACATGAAGCATTTCACATACTAATGATGGCTTTTGCTAATTACCCAAAGATCATTATTATCCGGCTTGGAATCTGAATCTGAGTAGTTCTGTTCTGTAGCACAAGTAGAAGAATAAGATAAACACCAAATTCATTGCCTAAATAAACTCTATATGGTAACTTtagtaaaaatgaaaattccaCATGTTACCCAAAGTTCtatgcaacataaaattttgtaatCCTAATAAATTCAGCTTTAAGGCATCACACAATTCGAAGTTGAACTGCATGTTCTCAACTTTGTTGTGCTCTTAACACTGAACAAAATgaacaactccatttgattatttttgcaGTACTACACCAGAACTAGGTTAGACAACAGAATGTTAAGTAGATGTCACACTGACCGGATTTGCTGTCAGCAGCACTCTCCTCACTAGCATTTGATACTCCCAGCTGTGAAATCACCTGGGCACCAACTACATTCGCAAACATTGTTGCAGATTCTCTGTGCTCCTCAGTGAGACCAACATATAACATATCATCCAACCTCTTCTGCAAAATTTACAAGCAACCATAAGTAAATGAGGATTACTACAGAAACAATATTTGTAACCAAATCATGTGGACAACTTTAAAAAGTTGATTTGTATTACCTTTGCAACTTGTAGGACATGGTCACCAAGAAGTTTATACTTCTGTACACAATGACGCACTTCATGTGCTTCTGATAGATAGGAGTTGTTTGTCAATCCTGCAACCTTTCGAATCAAACAGTCAACcagataataaaataaatatatttatataaattttgacAGCGAtgctaaaaaaaagaagaagagagaactTCGTAACTGCATCGAATTCTgaccactttttttttggtttttttggtttttttttgtgggggGGGTGAGGAATGTGTTAGGTTATTAAAGAAATCCCTAAACAACGGAGCCTACGATGCAAAAAATGAGCTATAACCTGCAAAAACATCCGCTTGCCGTTGCTTCAAGAAGCTACTAAAGCTTTTCAAAAGTTTAAcaaccaaaatttcaaccaatTGCTGAAGTTCCGACAACAGAGTGGAAGGACTAGTTTCAGTGTTGGTACcaacaaaaaagggaaatacGGGCTGATATTTAGGCATATCATCCAATATTTTAAACATTTGATCAAACTAGAAGATCATTCAATCAGTTAACATGGTAGAATAAATTCAACCAAACACAATAATCCCAATATTaactaaaatttgagaacCGTTTAGTATCTAAGCAAAGCTGTCTAGTGCTTTCCTAGGTCATGGGCGGAGCCaccaaaaatttaattaaaaataaaagaagcatTAAAGATTCCCATGATGCTATTAAACCATAGGAGGATAAACAACCTGAAATGTTGCTCCATTGTGAACAACTTCTTGAGCTATAGGGTGATTGATGAACTTGTGTAATGGCATCACAATTTCTTCCATGTTGTATGGGTCATTGCTCTGAAAGTTATTTGAGCCCCTAAGCTTTCGACCATCTCTCTGTACAGCAAAGTCAATACAAATAATGTCCCCAGGGAAAAATACTGCACTTCAACAGAAATATACTAAAAATACATGAGAGCTGCAGAAACCAAAAAGGTCAAATGGGTCCAAGCAGCACAGAAAAAAGCATACCCGAGTAAAAAGGTCTTCCCTCATCCATGGAACCAAATATTTCCATGGCCAAATATCCAGTGTGCTTACTCCTTTAGTCTTTGCCCGTATACGTCTTGTCATTTGTGTTGCAGAAGTTAAGTTAGGATGCACCAAAAACCTAGCAGCTACCTCTACCGAAAATTCGTAAGTACTAAAAACACGGTCAACTGGATTCCTAAGTATTGTCACTACTGATGTTCTCTCCCTGGGAAGTTTGGACATCATACTATAATCATCATGAGTAACCAACAATCTGCACTGCTGTTTTCTGCAAAGGGTACAAAATTAACATCCATTAATGATGCAGACATGTGAATAGTTAGGAAAGAATAAGGTAAATATGAGGATGTAGTTCTGTAAGACATCCAACTTAGTTGCTGATGTCAACCTTGGCTTTATTTTAAGATGCTACCCTAGCAGAAGCACCTATGAAAACCTTGTGAAACAAGTTTCTAAGAAAATCCACGCCTCATGATCTGTCTCCTTTTAATTATGTGTTGTCTCCCATTTATGAGTCAATAAGTAGAATATCACAGTCAATATAGAAAATAACAGCTTTAACGAAAAACCCTTCCCCTCTGCAAGCCAATGGAGCTACCAACTTCCACCAGATCTGTCAAGTTGTAATTTGCAAATAAAAACACCTTCCTGCAAAACCTCTAACCTACATACATCTCAATGCAATCGAGTTTACTGATTGTCTTGCAACAAAATGATTTGGATGAAGTGATACTCAAGTATTGAGAAATTTATGAAACAGAATAtgtcaagaaacaaaattatacAAGAGAAAACAAGATATTACCTAGGATCAAATCGAAGCTTATCATACGATCGAGGGCATTCCAGAGAGCTATAGTACAACTTTCTCAAGAAACTGTAAGTGTAAACATAGCCAGAAGTACGAATCAATATGGTTGTCAAATCATGGAGTTACAATCTTTAGGTAATAAAATTGGACCTAATGGAATTACCAATGGAAATATGTACGCCCTCCTGTTCTGGGGACGTGAAGGAAAAATAGCAAATCCCGCAGTGTGTGTTTGTCTTCTTTAACTTCTTGTTGAAGTGAAGAAAATGCCCATTTTTTGACAACTCTTTCACAATGCTCAAAATCATTCTTAATAGGAGAGGCATTCACAGCTGTGGATGAGTTATGAGAACCCCAAGAATAGCAGCCTGACCAAAATAATTATCCAAGTAATTGAAAGGGTtcgaaatgaaagaaaatagaaagaagtAACTAAAAACGGTTTAAGCAAAACAGAAAGGTCCCCCAGTTTGTTTGGCACTCGAATGGTTCACATAGCATGAGGTTCATCTCCACACAATCCCACCTAAACTGCCACAACATATATGCATACATACCTACATGCCAACATATATGAAGACTAACTATGTACAATAttacaaagaacaaaagaggTAACTTGAAAAATACAATAGCTTGcagaccaaaaagaaaaattaagaaatgaTAAGAACAGATTATAGGATAAGCATAAAGAGACTAAATTGAGTTTGATACATACCCAATCCGAGAAGCAACAGCAGGATAGAGAATTTCAGAGTAGGATCCATACACCTTATTCCTACTCCACACACTGTAACAAAGTAACAATAAGACAAAGTTGGAAGCTTTCTCAAGtgttgaggaaaaaaaaacatataaaatgacaaaataaGTAGCTATTCGGCACAACATGACTGAAAATGAGCACAccttaaaagttaaaactaaTTCTATATGCTTGCTTGTGAAAATTTTCCAAcaaatttctttccttttcctttcaaaCAAACAGGATTTAAAGCCAATTCCCTAAAATAGGAAACAGAGGACCAGACATTTTGGACACTACGAGCTGAGATATGGAAATAGGCAAACTTGCAAGAACCCAGAAGACCCTAACGAGCGGAACGACAAGAAGAAAGCGAGAAATTCAAAGAAgacatgaagaaaagaaagggaaatggAACAAAATTCGATGGTTTGGTTCACCTGTATCGAAATTGGGGGTCTCGTGCTCATAAACGGTGTTGGGACTCTAGCAGACAGCGGTGAGGCCGATCAACGAGGGTTGAGGCCCCACCTTTCAGAACCTTCCAGAGATCCTGAAAAGGTCGCCCGGTCCCCTGGTTTCaaattttctcagcaaccaaacagaaacaGCAATTTTCACaggaaaatttcttttttatttttatttttagaagcTCTGCaattttgtgtttgatgttGATTGGTTGATGATCAGTAGTGGGTCTTTAAAAGTCTCTGCGTGTATTTGTGCGCGCGCCACTCCAAATGGAAGAAGGTTATTGTATGGAAAAATAATGAAGGGAAGTTTGTCCGAAAGCCATCTGTTTTACAGGGGCAAAAtcgtcataaaaaaaattagaattttcAGTTGAATCATgtctgttttctgttttgttgtctgtgttattttattttattttttttattttggttatgtaATGAAGacagttttaaaaaatagaggGTAATATTCAATAAATGATGGATTGAATTATAAACACTGTCACGATCtcatgatgattttttttggaaCATAAACAACAACcttctgaaaaagaaaataaaacaaaggatgtttatttttttgtctatCTAGTTTTGCTTGATTTtccattttaagtttttttttctttgttatttcttcttctataatttttttgccGTCCCTTACGAATGAATATGAAATTGCATTTTCATGTTTGATAAGTACCCTTTTCATATAGAGCGGGAATTTCATATACATTTTTTTCCCATTTGGGAAATCATTTGactcactttttttttgggaccaACTTTATCATGTTCTAATTCAAATACCACTTTTAGTtaataattttcataaaatttttataGGAAAATTGAGCAAATTTTTAATTCATAATATTGTGCATACCAAatataagaataaaaaaaaatggtatttCTTTGTCCCTATTCCTTTaccttaatttatatttttctaaaaccaCATTCTTAAATTTGAAGGTTTTTAATTTGAACTAGACAGAATTGACCGTAGTAGATTTGAACGGAATCATCATGTCATAGAAGGACAAAATGACAATAGCATCCCTTAGACAGGTTGGGCAAATCTGTTGGTTTTTGGGCAGAACGTTGGGGCAGGCTGTTTGGGGTTTGGGTGGACTATTTTTCTATTGCTGTAGTGCGGCACAGGGTGTCCCTCTCATCCTTGGACAACGGTGGATTGTGGAATCGTGGACTGTGGAGctcttattattataaataaatattgtattTGCTTTTTTCATGGGGCCAAAGTAGAAATGGAATCCTACCGGCCACCACCCTCTACGGGAGACAACTTCTATATCACAAGGACAGCCGTCAACTGTGATAACTCTTCAACATGACCCAATTTTCTGTGTCATTGCCTCTTTGGTGGAATCCTCTGCCTATCCACTTGCTGTTTTTGCCACATGCTATGCTTCTTCtaccatttttctttcattttctttctgctAGTGCCACATCCTAGGCTAGTCCCATTTCTAATATTGTAAAGATTAAAATAGGAATGGAGACCCATGAGCTGGATAATTATTGCAGCACTTTATTGACAataatcattttgtttttagtttttattttcttcttttagatataataaaaatatatgggAAAGTGGAGAAAAGGTGAACGGTGATGAGAAATGAATCATATGATGAATGATATACATATATGGGTGAGTCGTTTTATAGTAAAGGTGTACTATATGTGTGGATTTTTATATTAGCCATATGATTCATCTGAATAATAACTTCACATAAGTTTATTGAAATGATCATGTGGCTAATATGAAAGTCCACATAACGGGTCTATATATGACATTCACTATAAAATTTCGCATATATAGGTTGATATGTTtcattaaattaaaaagaCTACAATTGAATCACCGGCCCATACCTATATGTACTGATCATGGGCAGAAACTGAGTTAATGATTTGCCAGATTTAAGGCCCAACCCAACTAAAAATGATTTGAAGTATAGCAGCAAAAAATAAGTTCTGCTTCACATTAAAATATCAATTGAGCAAGTAAAAGAATTTGATAACGAAACCAAACGAAACTAAGTGAAGATTAGcactaaggaaaaaaaaaaaaaaacacatatttaCAAAGGTGGAAATCAATTCTAATGATATCTAAAGTGCCATGCCTTATCTGTTCATCCATCAGAGATTCAGAATTTGACAATTGTTTTCAAGcacaaggaaaaaattgaaattaatgattaaattaaaaacaaaaaacattggAGCACATTGTAGTGTTGAAACCATCACAAGAtgttcttttaaaaaactatgGAACGGTTAAGTTGCACGTGACCTAGCCAAACCATCCATGAATCTTTTCGTGGAAAGCAATCACTAAGTCAATACCTGTGTTTGGTTAGTAAGTTCAGGTTTGGAAAATGATTTCCTGTGTCATGGGAAACCAAGGCGAGCATTATTACAACTTTTTATAACCAACTTACCACtattaacaattaaaaaatgctAAGGCAAACATATTACATTTTTTAATGCATATTTCTTATTTAGGGATATAActgcaaaaccaaaccaaatgtGTTTCCAGTAGGATTTGGATTGGAAAtacattttgtttggttttcaaaattaattaggaTTTGGATGGGAAATACAATTTACCACTATAGAATTTGGATTGGTGTCCACAAAGGGGTTTCTATTGACAGTCCCATGCTCATTGATCTACTTGTAAGTACATTATCAAATAATTTCAGGGATTCTTTTTGATcgaaattttagaaaatttattttgacgATGGACTTCCCAACACGTACATACATGAGGGGGAAGGACGCCATGGGAGATCAAAGAAGGGAGGCTGATTACAAGATGAGATTTGACATGCATGTGGGATGACGAAAGAGGATGTCAAGGTCTGGGTTGAGGAGAAATTGCTGGTTGGTTGTGAAGGCTGATAAGAATTGCTAATTCATAAGAATTAAGCAAAGTGTTAGAAATATTTTGACTAATTGGAATGTGGGCCAACGTTGTATCTTCCAAAAGTTAattttctttggaaaaaaattgcTCGCAGTGGCTTAAAATCAAAACGTCTAGTTGATACTAGATAAGTATAGATTGATGGAAAGGTGGCAAAACATAGGGTTACTAAAGTTAAGTAGACCATAAATGCTAGGGATACCCTCACTTTTTCTTGCTTGGCCATAATGAGTAAATAGActaggaagagaagaaagtaGACTGGTTAGctaggaagaggaggaagccTAAACAAGCAGAGAAATGAACAGGAAATGTGGGTGGGTGGGGGCTTCTTTTGCAGTATAGTTTACCTAGCTAaggttttctattttctgaTATTATTGATGCCAGCTGGCTAGGGTTTAAGAGAAAGGCAAGCTTGCTTTGccccaaaacaaaagcaagcGTTACAAGAGGAGACATGTTTCAGACCGCTAGGGTAGTCTAGAACAGTATAAGGAATTCAAAATATGTGGATAAGATTTTGGGTCTCTTGAGCTCTATGACCTAGTTAGGTTTAATGATTTTTGCTCAGGATATATAGCTATTAGCAAGCAAGTCCTCCATGTTGCTCCATTGTGAACAACTTCTTGGGCTACAGGGTGATTGATGTACTTGTGTAATGGCATCACAATTTCTTCCATGTTGTATGGGTCCTTGCTCTGAAAGTTATTTGAGCTCCTAAGCTTTCGCCCAGCTCTCTGCACAGCAAAGTCAATACAAATAATGTCCCCAGGGAGAAATACTACACTTCAACAGGAATTTACTGAAAATACATAACCAAGTAAAAAGGTCAAATGGGTCCAAGCAGCACAGAAAAAAGCGTCATCCATGGAACCAAATATCCAGTGTGCTTACTCTTTTAGTCTTTGCCCGTATACCTCTTGTCATTTGTGTTGCAGAAGTTAAGTTAAGATGCACCAAAAACCTAACAGCTACCTCTACCGGATTCCCAAGTATTGTCACTACTCTCTCCCTGGGAAGTTTGGACATCATACTATAATCATCATGAGTAACCAACAATCTGCACTTGTGTTTTCTGCAAAGGGTACAGAATTAACA
Protein-coding regions in this window:
- the LOC18772752 gene encoding protein-tyrosine sulfotransferase; the protein is MDPTLKFSILLLLLGLGCYSWGSHNSSTAVNASPIKNDFEHCERVVKKWAFSSLQQEVKEDKHTLRDLLFFLHVPRTGGRTYFHCFLRKLYYSSLECPRSYDKLRFDPRKQQCRLLVTHDDYSMMSKLPRERTSVVTILRNPVDRVFSTYEFSVEVAARFLVHPNLTSATQMTRRIRAKTKGVSTLDIWPWKYLVPWMREDLFTRRDGRKLRGSNNFQSNDPYNMEEIVMPLHKFINHPIAQEVVHNGATFQVAGLTNNSYLSEAHEVRHCVQKYKLLGDHVLQVAKKRLDDMLYVGLTEEHRESATMFANVVGAQVISQLGVSNASEESAADSKSEQNYSDSDSKPDNNDLWNRTPNEKESEFASPETVEPAKGNMTVEELMEAYEDCISNLRKSQTLRHNASLKRISPANFTKEARLQVPEAVLQQIRQLNHLDLELYKHAQNIFAKQHKRNFGITEIWRRMLKSSYGTGIKVLSLGTTLVLLLLAFHVFVNAKRRTSKVKV